In Heptranchias perlo isolate sHepPer1 chromosome 38, sHepPer1.hap1, whole genome shotgun sequence, a single window of DNA contains:
- the bbs4 gene encoding Bardet-Biedl syndrome 4 protein, whose product MANLEKELIIQRPDPSADLRKSRSRKVSELPILERRNWLIHLHYIRKDYETCKAIIKEQLQETQGMCEYAVYVQALIFRLEGKIQESLELFQTCAILNPQNVDNLKQVARSLFLLGKHKAAIEVYSEAAKLNGKDWEISHNLGVCFMYLKNFEKAKDQLNCALQNSKHDLTFIVLGKLHLLEGNTEKAIETYKKAVEFSPENAELLTTLGLLYLQLGVYQKAFEHLGNALTYNPNNYKAVLAAGSMMQTHSDFDVALSKYRIAAHAIPESPPLWNNIGMCFFGKKKYVAAISCLKRANYLAPFDWKILYNLGLVHLTMQQYASAFHFLSAAINIQPKMGELYMLLAVALTNLEDPDNAKRSYEQAVSFDQSNPLVNLNYSVLLYNQGDKKGALHQYQEMEKKVNKLKDSSSSVEFDPELIDMAQKIGAALQVGENLVWTKPAKDSKARQRPMPSSKFTTNQQPLGSNQALGQAMSSAAGYSKTMQLSAGGCPTRVQKPPSLPLEPELSPDSGTEDLNRKRDPR is encoded by the exons GCGATAATCAAAGAGCAGCTGCAGGAGACCCAGGGGATGTGTGAATACGCTGTCTATGTTCAAG CTCTGATATTCCGTTTGGAAGGAAAGATTCAGGAGTCTCTTGAGCTCTTTCAGACATGTGCAATCCTAAACCCTCAGAATGTAGACAATCTCAAACAGGTGGCTAGATCACT GTTTTTGCTTGGGAAGCACAAGGCAGCAATTGAAGTTTACAGTGAAGCTGCTAAATTAAATGGAAAGGATTGG gagatcagccacaatctgggTGTCTGCTTCATGTACTTGAAGAATTTTGAGAAG GCCAAGGATCAACTGAACTGTGCTTTACAAAACAGCAAGCACGACCTGACCTTCATTGTGCTTGGCAAACTGCACCTGCTGGAGGGCAATACTGAAAAAGCTATTGAAACTTATAAGAAGGCAGTAGA GTTTTCTCCTGAAAATGCCGAGCTCCTGACTACTCTGGGGTTACTGTACCTGCAG CTCGGAGTATACCAGAAAGCCTTTGAGCATCTAGGAAACGCACTTACCTACAACCCCAACAATTACAAG GCTGTCCTGGCTGCGGGCAGTATGATGCAAACTCACAGTGACTTTGATGTTGCGCTGAGCAAGTACAGAATAGCAGCACATGCCATTCCCGAGAGCCCGCCCCTGTGGAACAACATTGGAATGTGCTTCTTTGGCAAGAAGAAATATGTAGCA GCTATCAGCTGTTTGAAGCGAGCCAACTACCTGGCTCCCTTTGATTGGAAGATTCTGTATAACCTGGGCTTGGTGCATCTTACAATGCAGCAATACGCATCAGCATTCCACTTCCTGAGCGCTGCCATCAACATACAGCCGAAGATGGGCGAGTTATACATGCTGCTGGCTG TGGCGTTAACAAACCTGGAGGATCCTGACAACGCAAAGAGATCCTATGAGCAAGCAGTGAGCTTTGACCA GTCAAACCCACTGGTAAACTTAAACTATTCCGTATTACTGTACAACCAAGGGGACAAAAAGGGAGCTCTGCATCAGtatcaggagatggagaagaaggtCAACAAACTGAAGGACAGCAGTAGCTCGGTGGAGTTCGATCCAGAG CTGATAGACATGGCTCAGAAGATTGGAGCAGCCCTTCAGGTCGGGGAGAATCTGGTCTGgacaaaaccagcaaaggattccAAAGCAAGACAGCGTCCAATGCCATCCAGCAAATTCACCACAAACCAGCAACCCCTGGGCTCGAACCAGGCTCTGGGCCAGGCTATGTCGTCAGCTGCAGGGTACAGCAAGACCATGCAACTCTCTGCAG GTGGATGCCCGACCCGAGTGCAGAAACCTCCCTCGTTACCCTTGGAACCAGAGCTGAGTCCGGATTCAGGCACCGAGGACCTGAACAGAAAGCGAGACCCCAGATAG